The following proteins are co-located in the Acidimicrobiales bacterium genome:
- a CDS encoding cytochrome P450 — protein sequence MTTPDLLDPAFYADLDKMHDTLRELRAEGPVWRDEANGLWAVLGHDEVISVERQDDLFCSGGGYRALASTDAYREQDMIALDDPDHAAQRSLVSRRFTPKSVQRLEPHLRATITELVDSFIGAGELEVVDQLAAVLPARLTAHLIGFDEADAPALRTWSERLMRIDQIMADPAVMQDFMAAIMEFAPRIGPIVEARRAEPADDLASVWAHAELDGCPMRDDVIVQETGLFISGGSETTRTVIARGLAELARHPDQWEAIAADPSLVAGAVEELIRWVTPLNNFFRTATRDGHIGDVAVAAGDRVILLYPSANRDERIFDDPYRFDITRSPNPHVSFGFGTHFCLGSSLARLELRLLLAELTSRLADLRVLEGPDIEPNIFAGAVRSLRMAFTPR from the coding sequence ATGACCACGCCTGATTTGCTCGACCCGGCGTTCTACGCCGACCTCGACAAGATGCACGACACGTTGCGGGAGCTCCGCGCCGAGGGGCCCGTATGGCGCGACGAGGCCAATGGCTTGTGGGCGGTGCTCGGCCACGACGAGGTCATCAGCGTCGAACGCCAAGACGACCTGTTCTGCAGCGGAGGCGGTTATCGCGCGCTGGCGTCGACCGACGCGTACCGAGAGCAGGACATGATCGCTCTCGACGACCCCGACCACGCCGCGCAGCGCAGCCTGGTCTCGCGGCGCTTCACGCCCAAGTCGGTGCAACGACTCGAGCCCCATTTGCGGGCCACGATCACCGAGTTGGTCGACTCGTTCATCGGTGCGGGCGAGCTCGAGGTGGTCGACCAGCTGGCCGCCGTGCTGCCCGCCCGGCTCACCGCGCACCTGATCGGGTTCGACGAGGCCGATGCACCCGCGCTGCGCACCTGGTCGGAGCGCTTGATGCGCATCGACCAGATCATGGCCGACCCCGCGGTGATGCAGGACTTCATGGCGGCGATCATGGAGTTCGCGCCCCGCATCGGACCCATCGTGGAGGCGCGCCGTGCCGAGCCGGCCGACGACCTCGCGTCGGTCTGGGCCCACGCCGAGCTCGACGGCTGTCCCATGCGCGACGACGTGATCGTGCAAGAGACGGGCCTGTTCATCTCCGGCGGCTCCGAGACCACCCGCACGGTGATCGCGCGGGGCCTCGCGGAACTGGCGCGCCACCCTGATCAGTGGGAAGCGATCGCCGCGGACCCGTCGCTGGTGGCCGGTGCCGTCGAGGAGCTGATCCGCTGGGTGACGCCGCTCAACAACTTCTTCCGCACCGCCACCCGTGACGGACACATCGGGGATGTGGCAGTGGCGGCGGGCGACCGGGTGATCCTCCTGTACCCGTCGGCCAACCGCGACGAGCGGATCTTCGACGACCCGTATCGCTTCGACATCACCCGCAGCCCGAACCCGCACGTGTCGTTCGGGTTCGGCACCCACTTCTGTCTCGGCTCCTCGCTCGCCCGGCTCGAGCTGCGACTCCTGCTGGCCGAGCTCACGAGCCGGCTCGCCGACTTGCGCGTGCTCGAAGGCCCCGACATCGAGCCGAACATCTTCGCCGGCGCCGTCCGCTCCCTCCGCATGGCGTTCACTCCCCGCTGA
- a CDS encoding aldo/keto reductase produces MIERRPFGRTGHDSTRLIFGAAALSRMRQDKADEVLATVRASGINHLDTAASYGDAELRLAPLLSEHRADFFLATKTGERTGDGARAELERSLTRLGVDHVDLVQLHNLVEPDEFDVAHGPGGAVEALARARDEGLVGAVGVTGHGLRIVDRHLASLELFDFASVLFPYSYVLLRDAGYRASVEQLLGVCADRGVAVQTIKSVARRRWAADASSPRYSWYEPLPVGAALTRAVAWVLSNPQVFLNTSSDATLLEATIAAAQGQPTAPSTAELHADVAAEDMSPLFDGDARERI; encoded by the coding sequence GTGATCGAGCGGCGACCGTTTGGCCGGACCGGCCACGACAGCACGAGGCTCATCTTCGGGGCCGCCGCCCTGAGCAGGATGCGCCAGGACAAGGCCGACGAAGTGCTCGCCACCGTACGTGCGAGCGGCATCAACCACCTCGACACGGCCGCGTCGTACGGCGACGCCGAGCTGCGCCTCGCTCCGCTGCTCTCGGAGCACCGCGCCGACTTCTTCTTGGCCACCAAGACGGGCGAACGGACCGGCGACGGGGCCCGGGCCGAGCTCGAGCGCTCGCTCACCCGGCTCGGCGTCGACCACGTCGACCTGGTCCAACTGCACAACCTGGTCGAGCCCGACGAGTTCGACGTCGCACACGGGCCGGGTGGCGCGGTCGAGGCGCTGGCGAGGGCCCGAGACGAAGGACTGGTCGGCGCGGTCGGGGTGACCGGTCACGGCCTGCGCATCGTCGATCGGCACCTGGCGAGCTTGGAGCTCTTCGACTTTGCCTCGGTGCTGTTCCCCTACAGCTACGTGCTGCTCCGCGACGCCGGCTACCGAGCCTCGGTCGAGCAGTTGCTGGGCGTGTGCGCCGACCGTGGCGTGGCGGTGCAGACGATCAAATCCGTGGCTCGTCGCCGTTGGGCGGCCGATGCCAGCTCGCCTCGGTACTCCTGGTACGAACCGCTTCCGGTCGGCGCTGCGCTCACCCGGGCGGTGGCGTGGGTGTTGTCGAACCCGCAGGTGTTCCTGAACACCTCGAGCGACGCGACGTTGCTCGAGGCCACCATCGCCGCTGCGCAGGGGCAGCCGACCGCGCCATCCACCGCCGAGCTCCATGCCGACGTGGCGGCCGAGGACATGTCACCCCTGTTCGACGGCGACGCGCGCGAGCGCATCTGA
- a CDS encoding TMEM175 family protein yields the protein MNTSRLEAFSDGVLAIIITIMVLELKVPEGHTFTALRHAAGTGILTYLLSFVYIGIYWNNHHHMFQLTERVTGAAMWANLNLLFWLSLYPFTTGWMDESKFAGTPVVVYGVNLLAAAVAWKILQTAIVRGQPANARLAEALGRDVKGLLSPVLYVAGIVAGAFSGPDARAVTWIAMAFYVAVAVMWLVPDRRFERAVTATNAPHTTP from the coding sequence GTGAACACCAGCCGGCTCGAGGCGTTCAGCGACGGCGTCCTCGCCATCATCATCACGATCATGGTCCTCGAGCTGAAAGTGCCCGAGGGCCACACCTTCACCGCCTTACGTCACGCCGCCGGCACCGGGATCCTCACGTACCTGCTGAGCTTCGTGTACATCGGGATCTACTGGAACAACCACCACCACATGTTCCAACTCACCGAGCGGGTCACCGGTGCGGCCATGTGGGCGAACCTCAACCTCCTGTTTTGGTTGTCGCTGTATCCGTTCACCACCGGGTGGATGGACGAGAGCAAGTTCGCCGGCACGCCCGTGGTCGTCTACGGCGTGAACCTCCTCGCCGCCGCGGTGGCGTGGAAGATCCTCCAGACCGCCATCGTGCGGGGCCAGCCCGCCAACGCGCGCTTGGCCGAGGCGCTCGGGCGCGACGTGAAGGGCCTGCTGTCGCCGGTGTTGTACGTGGCCGGGATCGTGGCCGGCGCCTTCAGCGGCCCCGACGCCCGCGCCGTCACGTGGATCGCGATGGCGTTCTACGTCGCCGTCGCGGTGATGTGGCTGGTGCCCGACCGTCGCTTCGAGCGCGCCGTCACCGCGACCAACGCCCCCCACACCACCCCCTGA
- a CDS encoding EthD family reductase codes for MIRLSVFYPKTEGAKFDHDYYKNNHVPLACKTWGLPSAAIDKGLDGPYEAAVHFEFDSVEAIQSAMSAPGTADVMADVANYTTIAPVMQTSEIVA; via the coding sequence ATGATCCGACTCAGCGTGTTCTACCCGAAGACCGAGGGCGCGAAGTTCGACCACGACTACTACAAGAACAACCACGTCCCGCTGGCCTGCAAGACGTGGGGCTTGCCGTCGGCCGCCATCGACAAGGGGCTCGACGGGCCTTACGAAGCGGCGGTCCACTTCGAGTTCGACTCAGTCGAGGCCATCCAGTCGGCGATGAGCGCGCCCGGGACGGCCGATGTCATGGCCGACGTCGCCAACTACACGACCATCGCCCCCGTCATGCAGACGAGCGAGATCGTCGCCTGA
- a CDS encoding VOC family protein → MAFQPYLNFRDNAREAFTRYHEIFGGNLVLLTGNDVPPGADAPPAEFRDLIIHAALEVGDDFLMASDTGAENFGPVQWMYVSYTTDEVADANRVFDALAEGGDVEVPFGQTFFSPGFGVTKDRFGVPWMISTNQPQG, encoded by the coding sequence ATGGCATTCCAGCCCTACCTCAACTTCCGCGACAACGCCCGCGAGGCGTTCACCCGCTACCACGAGATCTTTGGCGGCAACCTGGTGCTGCTGACCGGCAATGACGTGCCGCCTGGCGCGGATGCTCCGCCCGCCGAGTTCCGCGATCTGATCATCCACGCCGCGCTCGAGGTCGGCGACGACTTCCTGATGGCGTCGGACACCGGCGCCGAGAACTTCGGACCCGTGCAGTGGATGTACGTCAGCTACACGACAGACGAGGTCGCCGATGCCAACCGCGTGTTCGACGCCTTGGCCGAGGGTGGCGACGTGGAAGTGCCGTTCGGGCAGACGTTCTTCTCGCCGGGCTTCGGCGTCACCAAGGACCGCTTCGGCGTCCCATGGATGATCAGCACCAACCAGCCGCAGGGTTGA
- a CDS encoding cytochrome P450, with protein MGDPQFDPFEPGFDAWPYDQYRRLREAGTVQWSELLCGWLLTGYDDVTRILRDKTVSSDLNKAKPSAVVDLLRSRGGDEPSEPTSLVLTDEPAHGRLRKALAAPFTARSIERLRRSIAARVDDHLDRLVALDRFELIDDFAYPLPVEVFCEMLGIPAEAGAQFRRWTAAVARSLDLVISEEDYDACMAELDEMEAYLTTLADQRRAEPTDDLLSALVHTDTGEGPLTPDELVAQLMTLYVAGHEPTTALIGNGMAALFQHPDQLARLQAAPSLVPAAVQEFLRYDGPNQFVRRIAIEPLAWGEHTIDAGDVIYVGVGAANHDPAQWGADADALRIDRPDAAQHVQFGGGIHHCLGHHLARAQAEVALTALLTRLPDLRPDGDVTWSGRMTLRSVAHVPLAFGP; from the coding sequence ATGGGTGATCCGCAGTTCGACCCGTTCGAGCCGGGCTTCGATGCCTGGCCCTACGACCAGTACCGGCGGCTCCGGGAGGCCGGGACCGTGCAGTGGTCGGAGTTGCTGTGCGGCTGGCTGCTCACCGGCTACGACGACGTCACCCGGATCTTGCGCGACAAGACCGTCAGCAGCGACCTCAACAAGGCCAAGCCGTCAGCCGTCGTCGACCTGCTCCGCTCCCGGGGCGGCGACGAACCGAGCGAGCCCACGTCGCTGGTCCTCACCGACGAGCCGGCGCACGGCCGGCTCCGCAAGGCGTTGGCCGCACCGTTCACCGCCCGCTCGATCGAGCGGCTGCGCCGGTCGATCGCGGCGCGGGTCGACGACCACCTCGACCGCTTGGTCGCCCTCGACCGCTTCGAGCTGATCGACGACTTCGCCTACCCGCTTCCGGTCGAGGTCTTCTGCGAGATGCTCGGCATCCCGGCCGAGGCGGGTGCCCAGTTCCGGCGCTGGACCGCGGCGGTCGCTCGCAGCCTCGATCTGGTGATCAGCGAGGAGGACTACGACGCCTGCATGGCCGAGCTCGACGAGATGGAGGCGTACCTCACCACGCTCGCCGATCAGCGGAGGGCCGAGCCCACTGACGACCTGCTGTCCGCGCTGGTCCACACCGACACGGGCGAGGGACCGCTCACCCCTGACGAGCTCGTCGCGCAGCTCATGACGCTGTACGTGGCGGGCCATGAACCGACCACCGCCTTGATCGGCAACGGCATGGCGGCGCTGTTCCAGCACCCCGACCAGCTCGCCCGCCTCCAGGCCGCCCCGTCGCTCGTCCCGGCCGCCGTGCAGGAGTTCCTGCGCTACGACGGGCCCAACCAGTTCGTGCGCCGGATCGCCATCGAGCCGCTGGCATGGGGCGAGCACACCATCGATGCCGGCGACGTGATCTACGTCGGGGTCGGCGCCGCCAACCACGACCCGGCCCAGTGGGGCGCCGACGCCGACGCGCTGCGCATCGACCGGCCCGACGCGGCGCAACACGTGCAGTTCGGCGGCGGCATCCACCACTGTCTCGGCCACCACTTGGCCCGCGCCCAGGCCGAGGTCGCGCTGACCGCCTTGCTCACCCGGCTGCCCGACCTCCGGCCGGACGGCGACGTCACCTGGTCCGGCCGCATGACGCTGCGCAGCGTGGCCCACGTCCCCCTCGCCTTCGGCCCCTGA
- a CDS encoding amidohydrolase family protein: MSDRYLIISSDCHAGLPNEQYREWLDPEFRDVFDKALAERARLRELATRGILNEDFAEQWEQENHEGLRGGWDATRRDKELDADGVVGEVIFPDADAVSGGASAPFGAGLSAGSDVPTELLMAGARAHNRWLAELCHESPERRAGVAIVPIYDPDAAVAEITRARDAGLRGGILIPSMWGSHAPYHDARYEPVWAACADFGMPVHVHSGSADKEAYGAYVGMYVTEVRWWSARPLHFLLWSGVFERHPTLRFVVTECGAFWAADLLWTMDAVYDREHGARKLGEQLTAGLSMRPSEYFDRNCAIGASNTRRRELARRYEIGVGNLMWGNDFPHPEGTWPHTREWLRNAFHDIPVDETAAMLGANCAELYGFDQVALRPLADRIGPSPADLGQTGDDLSKWDDSRAAGRPWLSGAEATPIPMGT, translated from the coding sequence GTGTCCGACCGCTACCTGATCATCTCCAGCGACTGCCACGCCGGCCTGCCCAACGAGCAGTACCGCGAGTGGCTCGACCCGGAGTTCCGCGACGTGTTCGACAAGGCCTTGGCGGAACGGGCCCGCCTCCGCGAGCTGGCCACCCGCGGGATCCTCAACGAGGACTTTGCCGAGCAATGGGAGCAGGAGAACCACGAAGGCCTGCGCGGCGGATGGGACGCCACCCGGCGCGACAAGGAGCTCGACGCCGACGGCGTGGTCGGCGAAGTCATCTTCCCGGACGCCGACGCCGTCTCGGGCGGCGCGTCAGCCCCGTTCGGGGCGGGGCTGTCGGCCGGCAGCGATGTCCCCACCGAACTGTTGATGGCGGGAGCCCGCGCTCACAACCGCTGGTTGGCCGAGTTGTGCCACGAGTCGCCCGAGCGCCGGGCCGGTGTGGCGATCGTGCCGATCTACGACCCCGACGCAGCCGTCGCCGAGATCACCCGAGCCCGCGACGCGGGGTTGCGGGGCGGCATCTTGATCCCGTCGATGTGGGGCTCGCACGCGCCGTATCACGACGCGCGATACGAGCCGGTGTGGGCTGCGTGCGCCGACTTCGGCATGCCGGTCCACGTCCACTCCGGCTCGGCCGACAAGGAGGCGTACGGCGCGTACGTCGGCATGTATGTGACCGAAGTGCGGTGGTGGTCAGCCCGCCCGTTGCACTTCCTGTTGTGGTCGGGCGTGTTCGAACGGCACCCGACCTTGCGGTTCGTGGTCACCGAATGCGGGGCGTTCTGGGCGGCCGACCTGCTGTGGACGATGGACGCCGTGTACGACCGCGAGCACGGCGCCCGCAAGCTCGGCGAGCAGCTCACTGCCGGGCTGTCGATGCGGCCAAGTGAGTACTTCGACCGCAACTGCGCGATCGGCGCGTCGAACACCCGGCGCCGCGAGCTCGCCCGGCGCTACGAGATCGGCGTCGGGAACCTCATGTGGGGCAATGACTTCCCGCACCCCGAAGGCACCTGGCCGCACACCCGCGAGTGGCTGCGCAACGCCTTCCACGACATCCCGGTCGACGAGACCGCCGCCATGCTCGGCGCCAACTGCGCCGAGCTGTACGGGTTCGACCAGGTCGCGCTCCGGCCGCTCGCCGACCGCATCGGCCCATCGCCTGCCGACCTCGGCCAGACCGGCGACGACCTTTCCAAGTGGGACGACTCGAGAGCTGCCGGGCGACCTTGGCTCAGCGGCGCCGAGGCGACCCCGATCCCGATGGGGACCTGA
- a CDS encoding SDR family NAD(P)-dependent oxidoreductase: protein MPVPELTGRVAVVTGGASGVGRGMGEAFLAEGMKVVLADIEEPVLAAAVAEIHAAHPDAEVSGFVTDVTDFESVEALRDEVLARHGAVHLVCNNAGVGAGAAGQMWDHTLFDWRWALEVNVWGIIHGIKAFVPAMLEGGAPGHVVNTSSGNGGVAPLPSTPIYALSKSSIVTLSESLYAQLEQTAPGRVGASVLFPGPSVLRTGLFTSARNRPGRYLNPGAPARPPSSIEAFEKSLADRGIVLDYTPVEEVAARVVDAVRAGTFWILPPSERTDQQIRARADSMLGRTNPTYIKEIGA, encoded by the coding sequence ATGCCGGTCCCCGAACTGACCGGGCGGGTGGCCGTGGTGACCGGCGGCGCGAGCGGCGTCGGGCGCGGCATGGGCGAGGCGTTCCTCGCCGAAGGGATGAAGGTCGTGCTCGCCGACATCGAGGAGCCGGTGCTGGCCGCTGCAGTCGCGGAGATCCACGCCGCGCATCCCGACGCGGAGGTGAGCGGGTTCGTCACCGACGTCACCGACTTCGAATCCGTCGAGGCGCTCCGCGACGAGGTCCTGGCGCGGCACGGGGCCGTCCACCTCGTGTGCAACAACGCCGGGGTCGGTGCGGGCGCCGCCGGCCAGATGTGGGACCACACGCTGTTCGACTGGCGCTGGGCGCTCGAGGTGAACGTGTGGGGGATCATCCACGGCATCAAGGCGTTCGTGCCCGCCATGTTGGAGGGCGGCGCCCCAGGTCATGTGGTCAACACCAGCTCCGGCAACGGCGGCGTGGCTCCCCTCCCGAGCACGCCGATCTACGCGCTCAGCAAGTCGTCGATCGTCACGTTGAGCGAGTCGCTGTACGCGCAACTCGAGCAGACCGCACCCGGGCGCGTCGGCGCATCGGTGCTGTTCCCCGGCCCGAGCGTGCTGCGCACCGGTCTGTTCACGTCGGCCCGCAACCGGCCCGGGCGCTACCTGAACCCAGGCGCCCCGGCCCGTCCGCCCAGCAGCATCGAGGCGTTCGAGAAGTCACTGGCCGACCGCGGCATCGTCCTCGACTACACGCCGGTCGAGGAAGTGGCGGCGCGGGTGGTCGACGCGGTGCGCGCCGGGACGTTCTGGATCCTCCCGCCGAGCGAGCGCACCGACCAACAGATCCGAGCCCGCGCCGACTCGATGCTCGGGCGGACCAACCCCACGTACATCAAGGAAATCGGAGCCTGA
- a CDS encoding acetoacetate decarboxylase family protein, with protein MGRIRYGARTPEQLRNREVQATSVGAWATSLVAVYETDPEIIAAVLPPPIEAGDEPLVKVTIASVDLGRPGLPVFGAGSFSVAARHEGTAGWYALVMPMTTEQSVIGGRETFGEPKKLGQVELARDGERVTGTIARLGTTFIEVGGTVGDPVDVIDGTRTDFYFKFLPAPDGKGFDDEASLVYCHREEQTREARSVDGTVTLRESRFDPVADLPVRRVHRITLAERQSRQWGEIVGRVPAEWLVPYAHQRYDDLSPVGDD; from the coding sequence ATGGGACGAATCCGCTATGGCGCACGCACGCCCGAACAGCTGCGCAACCGGGAGGTGCAGGCCACATCCGTCGGCGCGTGGGCGACGTCGCTCGTGGCCGTGTACGAGACCGACCCGGAGATCATCGCCGCGGTGCTGCCGCCGCCGATCGAGGCCGGCGACGAGCCGCTGGTGAAGGTCACGATCGCGTCCGTCGACCTGGGTCGGCCCGGGCTACCGGTCTTCGGCGCCGGGTCCTTCTCGGTGGCGGCCCGCCACGAGGGGACGGCCGGCTGGTACGCGCTGGTGATGCCGATGACCACCGAGCAGTCCGTGATCGGGGGACGCGAGACGTTCGGTGAGCCCAAGAAGCTCGGGCAGGTGGAACTGGCGCGCGACGGCGAGCGGGTGACCGGCACGATCGCGCGGCTCGGCACCACGTTCATCGAGGTGGGTGGCACGGTGGGCGACCCGGTCGACGTGATCGACGGCACGCGCACCGACTTCTACTTCAAGTTCCTGCCGGCCCCCGACGGCAAGGGCTTCGACGACGAGGCGTCGCTGGTGTACTGCCACCGGGAGGAGCAGACGCGCGAAGCACGCTCGGTCGACGGAACGGTGACGTTGCGGGAGTCCCGCTTCGACCCAGTGGCCGACTTGCCGGTTCGCCGCGTCCACCGGATCACCTTGGCCGAGCGCCAGAGCCGCCAGTGGGGCGAGATCGTCGGGCGGGTACCCGCCGAGTGGCTGGTCCCGTACGCACATCAGCGCTATGACGACTTGTCGCCGGTGGGCGACGACTGA
- a CDS encoding amidohydrolase family protein: protein MERYTVISADCHGGGAIGDYRPYLPARLLPEFDAWVAAFENPYPDLDGAAGGRNWDSDRRLAELEADGVAAEVIFPNTVPPFFPQASLVHQPPAATAGDLALRWEGLRAHNRWLADFCAAAPGRRAGIAQILLHDVDAAVDEIRWAAGAGLTGGVLLPGTPPGSGLAPLYAPDYEPIWDACDELGLPINHHTGSASPDYGDYPEAKVMFLVEATWWAHRALWQLIFSGVLERHPSLRFVFTEQGTAWVPEQLATLDSFARRMSASVGSQEAAWGKELMAKLSLLPSEYWARQCHVGASFIRPAEVDIRHRVGVERIMWGSDFPHREGCWPFSTEHLRLSFAGVPSDEVAAMVGANAARVYGFDLDALGAVAARIGPAVDEVARPLDSSDIPTEALRCPTFAMAAADPATAPARP, encoded by the coding sequence ATGGAGCGCTACACGGTGATCTCGGCGGACTGCCACGGGGGCGGTGCCATCGGTGACTACCGGCCGTACCTTCCAGCGCGGTTGTTGCCGGAGTTCGACGCGTGGGTCGCTGCGTTCGAGAACCCCTACCCCGACCTCGACGGCGCCGCGGGCGGGCGCAACTGGGACAGCGATCGCCGCTTGGCCGAGCTGGAAGCCGACGGCGTGGCCGCCGAGGTGATCTTCCCGAACACCGTGCCCCCCTTCTTCCCGCAGGCATCGCTGGTGCACCAGCCGCCTGCGGCGACCGCGGGCGACTTGGCGCTGCGGTGGGAAGGTCTCCGCGCGCACAACCGCTGGCTGGCCGACTTCTGCGCGGCCGCGCCGGGGCGACGGGCCGGCATCGCCCAGATCCTGCTCCACGACGTCGACGCCGCGGTCGACGAGATTCGGTGGGCGGCGGGTGCCGGGCTGACGGGCGGCGTGCTCCTTCCGGGCACGCCGCCCGGCTCGGGCCTCGCCCCGCTGTACGCGCCCGACTACGAGCCGATCTGGGACGCGTGTGACGAGCTCGGCCTCCCGATCAACCACCACACGGGCAGCGCCTCGCCCGACTATGGCGACTACCCCGAAGCCAAGGTCATGTTCTTGGTGGAGGCCACCTGGTGGGCGCACCGGGCGCTGTGGCAGCTGATCTTCAGTGGGGTGTTGGAGCGCCACCCGAGTCTGCGCTTCGTGTTCACCGAGCAAGGCACCGCGTGGGTCCCCGAACAGCTCGCCACGCTCGACAGCTTCGCCCGTCGGATGTCGGCGTCAGTCGGCTCACAAGAAGCGGCCTGGGGCAAGGAGCTGATGGCCAAGCTCTCACTGCTGCCGAGCGAGTACTGGGCGCGGCAGTGCCATGTCGGCGCCAGCTTCATCCGGCCCGCCGAGGTCGACATCCGCCACCGGGTGGGTGTCGAGCGGATCATGTGGGGCAGCGACTTCCCGCACCGGGAGGGGTGCTGGCCGTTCAGCACCGAGCATCTCCGCCTGTCGTTCGCTGGGGTGCCCTCCGACGAAGTCGCCGCCATGGTCGGCGCCAACGCGGCACGCGTCTACGGGTTCGACCTCGACGCGTTGGGCGCCGTCGCGGCGCGCATCGGCCCCGCGGTCGACGAGGTTGCCCGACCCCTCGACTCGTCCGACATCCCCACCGAAGCCTTGCGCTGCCCGACGTTCGCGATGGCCGCCGCTGATCCCGCCACCGCGCCCGCCAGGCCATGA